In Pseudomonas sp. MTM4, one genomic interval encodes:
- a CDS encoding MFS transporter, translated as MDNNNNGYPSSTRAWITVAILMLAYVLSFVDRQILNLLVEPIRRDLDITDTHMSLLMGFSFAVFYTICGVPIGRLADRKSRRGIIAVGVLIWSLMTALCGTARTFWQFLVFRIGVGVGEAALSPSAYSLIADSFPPKLRGTAMSVYSMGIYIGSGLAFLLGGLVVKFASAQGDVLLPIIGMVRPWQLIFLVLGAAGVLFTAVLLLIREPSRKGVGAGVEVPLSEVAGYIKQNRRTVLCHNFGFACLAFAAYGSSAWIPTFFIRTYGWSASDVGVLYGSVVAVAGSLGIIAGGRLSDLLHRRGYRDAPLRVGIISAALTLPLNFAYLAGSGELALALIALHVFTIAMPFGVGPAAIQEIMPNSMRGQASAVYLFVITMVGLGIGPTAVALGTDFVFGDDNALRYSLLIVTGIALVGAMILLGLGLKHYRGSLDRLQEWKPQSTSHT; from the coding sequence ATGGACAACAACAATAATGGCTACCCCTCGAGCACCCGCGCCTGGATAACGGTCGCGATCCTGATGCTCGCCTACGTCCTGTCCTTCGTCGACCGGCAGATTCTCAACCTGCTGGTCGAGCCGATCCGTCGCGATCTCGACATCACCGACACCCATATGAGCCTGCTGATGGGCTTCTCCTTCGCAGTGTTCTATACCATCTGCGGCGTGCCCATCGGACGCCTGGCCGATCGCAAGAGCCGGCGCGGCATCATCGCCGTTGGCGTGCTGATCTGGAGCCTGATGACCGCGCTGTGCGGCACCGCCCGGACGTTCTGGCAATTTCTGGTGTTCCGCATCGGCGTGGGCGTCGGCGAGGCCGCGTTGTCACCCTCGGCTTACTCGTTGATCGCAGACAGCTTCCCGCCCAAGCTACGCGGCACCGCGATGAGCGTCTACTCGATGGGCATCTACATCGGCTCGGGGCTGGCCTTTCTGCTCGGCGGATTGGTGGTCAAGTTCGCCTCGGCGCAGGGCGATGTGCTGCTGCCGATCATCGGCATGGTCCGCCCGTGGCAGTTGATCTTCCTCGTGCTCGGTGCGGCCGGAGTGCTGTTCACCGCCGTACTGTTGTTGATCCGCGAGCCGTCGCGCAAGGGTGTCGGCGCCGGGGTCGAGGTGCCGCTGAGCGAAGTGGCCGGCTACATCAAACAGAACCGTCGCACCGTGCTCTGCCACAACTTCGGCTTCGCCTGCCTGGCCTTCGCGGCCTATGGCAGTTCGGCGTGGATACCGACCTTCTTCATTCGCACCTACGGCTGGTCGGCCAGCGACGTCGGCGTGCTTTACGGCTCCGTGGTGGCGGTGGCCGGCTCGCTGGGCATCATCGCCGGCGGGCGGCTGTCCGATCTGCTGCACCGCCGCGGTTACCGCGACGCGCCGCTACGGGTGGGCATCATCTCCGCCGCGCTAACCCTGCCGCTTAACTTCGCCTACCTCGCCGGCAGCGGCGAACTGGCGCTGGCCCTGATCGCCCTGCACGTCTTCACCATTGCGATGCCCTTTGGCGTCGGCCCGGCAGCGATCCAGGAAATCATGCCCAACTCCATGCGCGGCCAAGCCTCGGCGGTGTACTTGTTCGTCATCACCATGGTCGGCCTCGGCATCGGCCCGACCGCGGTGGCGCTGGGTACCGACTTCGTCTTCGGCGACGACAACGCCCTGCGCTACTCGCTGCTGATCGTCACCGGCATCGCCCTGGTCGGCGCCATGATCCTGCTAGGCCTAGGCCTCAAGCACTACCGCGGCAGCCTGGACCGGCTGCAGGAGTGGAAGCCGCAGAGTACGAGCCACACCTGA
- the rpmG gene encoding 50S ribosomal protein L33: MRDLIRLVSSAGTGHFYTTDKNKRTTPDKLEIKKFDPVVRKHVMYKEAKIK, translated from the coding sequence ATGCGTGACCTGATCCGTTTGGTGTCCAGCGCCGGTACCGGCCACTTCTACACCACCGACAAGAACAAGCGCACCACCCCCGACAAGCTCGAAATCAAGAAATTCGATCCTGTCGTGCGCAAGCACGTGATGTACAAGGAAGCCAAGATCAAGTAA
- a CDS encoding serine aminopeptidase domain-containing protein has translation MATIQTEARTIDNGNGHLIFSYWYRPAGTPRGAVLVAPAMAVEQRFYADFAGWLAEQGFLAVTFDYLGTGLSRRVPLRQLDVDVLDWARHDASAVLAEVAEAASDLPLYWIGHSVGAQILPLVKGHERLTRIVTIAAGSGYWRENSPQIRRKAWLLWHGLAPVLTALAGYFPGGRIGAVGDLPAGVIRQWRRWCLHPEYLVGVEGDPVRHAFDAVRTPLTSLSFTDDEMMSARNTESLHGFYTSAPKNLRRIAPSEIGVDRIGHFGFFRKSFAPTLWLRWLLPELAPEESRTVA, from the coding sequence ATGGCGACGATACAGACTGAGGCGCGCACCATCGACAACGGCAACGGCCATCTGATTTTCAGCTACTGGTACCGCCCAGCCGGCACGCCACGCGGCGCCGTGCTGGTCGCACCGGCAATGGCCGTCGAGCAGCGCTTTTACGCCGATTTCGCCGGCTGGCTCGCCGAGCAGGGCTTTCTGGCGGTCACCTTCGACTACCTCGGCACGGGTCTGTCCCGCCGGGTTCCACTGCGCCAGCTCGACGTGGACGTGCTCGACTGGGCCCGCCATGACGCCAGCGCGGTACTGGCAGAAGTCGCCGAAGCGGCCAGCGATCTGCCGCTGTACTGGATCGGCCATAGCGTCGGCGCGCAAATCCTGCCCTTGGTGAAGGGCCATGAGCGGCTCACCCGCATCGTCACCATCGCCGCGGGTAGCGGTTATTGGCGAGAGAACAGCCCACAGATTCGTCGCAAGGCCTGGTTACTCTGGCATGGCCTGGCGCCGGTTCTCACCGCGCTGGCCGGGTATTTTCCCGGTGGCCGGATTGGCGCGGTCGGTGACCTGCCCGCCGGGGTGATCCGTCAGTGGCGCCGCTGGTGCCTACATCCTGAATATCTGGTCGGCGTCGAGGGCGATCCCGTGCGCCACGCCTTCGACGCCGTGCGGACGCCGCTGACGTCGTTGTCGTTCACCGACGACGAGATGATGTCGGCACGCAATACCGAGTCGTTGCACGGCTTCTACACATCCGCGCCGAAGAACCTGCGACGGATCGCTCCAAGCGAGATCGGCGTGGATCGCATCGGCCATTTCGGCTTTTTCCGCAAATCCTTCGCACCAACCCTGTGGTTACGCTGGTTGTTGCCAGAGCTAGCACCTGAGGAAAGCCGGACGGTGGCCTAA
- a CDS encoding 3-hydroxyacyl-CoA dehydrogenase NAD-binding domain-containing protein — protein sequence MTDVVRLELQGEIALITVNNPPVNALSHVVRQGLLQAFQSAEADAQVRAVVLVCEGNTFIAGADIKEFGKPPQAPSLPEVIEVIESSSKPSVAVIHGTALGGGLEVALGCHYRIARRDAKVGLPEVKLGLLPGAGGTQRLPRLAGVAKALDMIVSGTPIGAAEAVEHHIVDEVFEGDLRGAGLAYARRMVEEGRAPRRSGEQTRGLENADNEALIRAKHAEVAKRMPGLFSPLRCIAAVEAATKLPLAEGLKRERELFAECLNSPQRGALIHSFFSERQASKINDLPSDVKPRSINTAAVIGGGTMGVGIALCFANAGVPVKLLEINEEALQRGLQRARDTYAASVKRGSLTEEAMEKRLALVTGVTEYGALADVDVVVEAVFEEMGVKQQVFEQLDAVCKPGAVLASNTSSLDLNAIAAFTKRPEDVVGLHFFSPANVMRLLEVVRGEKTSHEVLATAMAIGKKLKKVSVVVGVCDGFVGNRMVFQYGREAEFLLEEGATPQQVDGALRNFGMAMGPFAMRDLSGLDIGQAIRKRQRAFLPADRDFPTVSDKLCEAGMLGQKTGTGYYRYEPGNRTPLENPELAPMLEAASSEKGIERRELDEQYIIERTIYALVNEGAKILEEGVAQRSSDIDIIYLNGYGFPAFRGGPMYYADSVGLDKVLARVKELHARCGDWWKPAPLLEKLAAEGRTFTEWQAGQ from the coding sequence ATGACGGATGTCGTACGGCTCGAACTTCAGGGCGAGATTGCTCTGATCACGGTCAACAACCCCCCGGTCAACGCGCTCAGCCATGTCGTGCGCCAAGGGCTGCTGCAGGCGTTTCAAAGCGCCGAAGCGGACGCGCAGGTTCGCGCCGTCGTGCTGGTCTGCGAAGGCAACACCTTTATCGCCGGCGCCGATATCAAGGAATTCGGCAAGCCGCCGCAGGCGCCGAGCCTGCCGGAGGTGATCGAGGTTATCGAAAGCAGCAGCAAGCCCAGCGTTGCGGTTATTCATGGCACCGCCCTGGGTGGCGGGTTGGAAGTCGCATTGGGCTGTCATTACCGCATCGCACGCCGCGACGCCAAGGTTGGGTTGCCGGAAGTGAAGCTGGGGCTGCTGCCCGGCGCTGGCGGTACGCAGCGACTGCCGCGTCTGGCCGGGGTCGCCAAGGCGCTGGACATGATCGTCAGCGGCACGCCGATTGGCGCCGCTGAGGCGGTGGAGCACCACATCGTCGATGAGGTATTCGAAGGCGACCTGAGAGGCGCCGGTCTGGCCTATGCTCGTCGCATGGTCGAAGAAGGCCGCGCCCCGCGCCGCAGCGGTGAACAGACGCGCGGTCTGGAAAACGCCGACAACGAGGCGCTGATCCGCGCCAAGCACGCCGAAGTGGCCAAGCGCATGCCGGGGCTGTTCTCGCCGCTGCGTTGCATCGCGGCAGTCGAGGCTGCGACGAAGCTGCCGCTGGCCGAAGGCCTCAAGCGCGAGCGTGAGTTATTTGCCGAATGCCTGAACTCGCCGCAACGCGGCGCGCTGATCCATTCTTTCTTTTCCGAGCGTCAGGCAAGCAAGATCAACGATCTGCCATCCGATGTGAAACCGCGGTCGATCAATACCGCCGCGGTGATCGGCGGCGGCACCATGGGTGTCGGTATTGCCCTGTGCTTCGCCAACGCCGGTGTGCCGGTGAAGCTGCTGGAGATCAATGAAGAAGCGCTGCAGCGCGGCCTGCAGCGGGCTCGTGATACCTACGCGGCCAGCGTCAAGCGCGGCAGTCTCACCGAGGAAGCGATGGAAAAGCGCCTCGCGCTGGTCACCGGTGTCACTGAGTACGGCGCGCTGGCCGACGTCGACGTAGTGGTCGAAGCCGTGTTCGAGGAGATGGGCGTCAAGCAGCAGGTTTTCGAACAGCTGGACGCGGTGTGCAAGCCCGGTGCGGTTCTCGCTTCGAACACCTCATCGCTGGACCTGAACGCCATCGCCGCCTTCACCAAACGACCCGAAGACGTGGTCGGGCTGCACTTCTTCAGCCCGGCCAACGTCATGCGCTTGCTGGAAGTGGTGCGCGGCGAGAAGACCAGCCACGAGGTGCTCGCCACTGCCATGGCCATCGGGAAGAAGCTGAAGAAAGTCTCGGTGGTGGTCGGCGTCTGCGATGGCTTCGTCGGCAATCGCATGGTCTTCCAGTACGGCCGCGAGGCGGAGTTCCTGCTGGAAGAGGGCGCCACGCCGCAGCAAGTTGACGGCGCGCTGCGCAATTTCGGCATGGCCATGGGGCCGTTCGCCATGCGCGATCTGTCGGGCCTCGACATCGGCCAGGCGATCCGCAAGCGTCAGCGCGCTTTTCTGCCGGCGGACCGCGATTTCCCGACCGTTTCGGACAAGCTCTGCGAAGCCGGCATGCTGGGGCAAAAGACCGGAACCGGCTATTACCGCTATGAGCCGGGCAACCGCACGCCGCTGGAGAATCCCGAGTTGGCGCCTATGCTCGAAGCTGCCTCCAGCGAAAAGGGCATCGAGCGCCGCGAGCTGGACGAGCAGTACATCATCGAGCGGACCATCTACGCGCTGGTCAACGAGGGCGCGAAAATCCTCGAGGAAGGCGTCGCTCAGCGTTCCAGCGACATCGACATCATCTACCTCAACGGTTACGGCTTCCCGGCCTTCCGTGGCGGCCCGATGTACTACGCCGACAGCGTTGGCCTGGACAAGGTGCTGGCGCGGGTCAAGGAACTGCACGCACGTTGCGGCGACTGGTGGAAGCCAGCGCCGCTGCTGGAAAAACTGGCCGCCGAAGGCCGCACCTTCACCGAATGGCAGGCCGGGCAATGA
- the gabD gene encoding NADP-dependent succinate-semialdehyde dehydrogenase: MQLKDTALFRQQAYIDGSWQDADSGETIKVNNPASGEILGTVPKMGAAETRRAIEAAERALPAWRDLTAKERSQKLRRWFELMMENQDDLGRLMTLEQGKPLAESKGEIAYAASFIEWFAEEAKRIYGDTIPGHQKDKRIIVIKQPIGVTAAITPWNFPAAMITRKAGPALAAGCTMVVKPASQTPFSALALAELAERAGIPKGVFSVITGSAGDIGDELTANPTVRKITFTGSTEVGAKLMAQCAPGIKKVSLELGGNAPFLVFDDADLDEAVKGAMQSKYRNAGQTCVCVNRIYVQNGVYDEFAKKFQAAVEKLKVGNGLEEGTDIGPLIDDRAAAKVREHIEDAVANGAKVLTGGKAHQMGGSYFEPTLMVNVPHGAKVAKEETFGPLAPLFRFEDEAEGIALANDTEFGLAAYFYARDLGRVFRVAEAIESGMIGINTGMISTEVAPFGGVKSSGLGREGSKYGIEDYLEIKYLCLGL, translated from the coding sequence ATGCAACTCAAAGATACCGCTCTGTTCCGTCAGCAGGCTTATATAGATGGCAGCTGGCAGGACGCCGACAGCGGCGAGACGATCAAGGTAAACAACCCGGCCAGCGGCGAAATCCTCGGTACGGTGCCGAAGATGGGGGCCGCCGAAACACGCCGTGCCATCGAAGCGGCCGAGCGCGCGCTGCCGGCCTGGCGTGATCTGACCGCCAAGGAGCGCTCGCAGAAGCTGCGGCGCTGGTTCGAGCTGATGATGGAGAATCAGGACGATCTGGGCCGGCTGATGACGCTGGAGCAGGGCAAGCCGCTGGCCGAGTCCAAGGGCGAGATCGCCTATGCCGCATCCTTTATCGAGTGGTTCGCCGAAGAGGCCAAGCGCATCTATGGCGACACCATTCCTGGGCATCAAAAAGACAAGCGCATCATCGTCATCAAGCAGCCGATTGGCGTCACAGCTGCCATCACGCCGTGGAATTTCCCGGCGGCGATGATCACCCGCAAGGCCGGCCCGGCTCTCGCGGCGGGTTGCACCATGGTGGTCAAGCCCGCCAGCCAGACGCCGTTCTCTGCGTTGGCGTTGGCCGAGTTGGCTGAGCGTGCCGGCATTCCCAAAGGCGTATTCAGTGTCATCACCGGTTCGGCCGGCGATATCGGCGACGAGCTGACCGCCAACCCGACCGTGCGCAAGATTACCTTTACTGGCTCCACTGAAGTCGGCGCCAAGCTGATGGCTCAGTGCGCACCGGGCATCAAGAAGGTCTCGCTGGAACTGGGCGGCAACGCACCGTTCCTGGTGTTCGACGATGCTGATCTCGATGAGGCGGTGAAGGGCGCAATGCAGTCCAAATACCGTAACGCCGGGCAGACCTGCGTCTGCGTCAACCGCATCTATGTGCAGAACGGTGTGTACGACGAGTTCGCCAAGAAATTCCAGGCCGCGGTGGAGAAACTGAAAGTCGGCAATGGGCTAGAAGAGGGCACCGACATCGGCCCGCTGATTGACGACCGCGCGGCGGCTAAGGTCAGGGAGCACATAGAGGATGCCGTCGCCAATGGCGCCAAGGTGCTCACCGGCGGCAAGGCGCATCAGATGGGCGGTAGCTATTTCGAACCGACATTAATGGTCAATGTGCCGCACGGCGCCAAGGTGGCCAAAGAGGAAACCTTCGGGCCGCTGGCGCCGCTGTTCCGCTTCGAGGATGAGGCTGAGGGCATCGCCCTGGCCAACGACACCGAGTTCGGCTTGGCCGCGTACTTTTACGCCCGTGACCTGGGCCGCGTGTTCCGCGTGGCTGAGGCCATCGAGTCGGGGATGATCGGCATCAACACCGGAATGATCTCCACCGAGGTGGCGCCGTTCGGCGGCGTGAAGTCGTCCGGATTGGGGCGCGAAGGCTCGAAGTACGGCATCGAGGATTATCTGGAGATCAAGTACCTCTGCCTGGGGCTGTAA
- a CDS encoding acyl-CoA dehydrogenase family protein: MNVNYTAEELAFRDEVRAFLTNELPADIAAKVKLGKHMSKEDHQRWQQILVKRGWYAPGWPVELGGTTWGPVEKHIFDEECAAFGAPRSVPFGVNMVAPVIIKFGTQQQKDHYLPRILDGTDWWCQGYSEPGAGSDLASLKTRAVRDGDHYVVNGQKTWTTLGQHADWIFCLVRTDPEAQQQRGISFLLIDMSTPGISVRPIITLDGDHEVNEVFFDNVRVPVENLVGQENQGWTCAKYLLTHERTGLAGIGASKAALAHLKRIAMKDVCDGKPMLEDPLFRAQVAEVEMQLMAIEMSTLRILAAAKEGGVPGAESSILKVKGTEIRQAITHLLRKVIGPYALPFLDEELQLDYDGELLHADYSASIAGDYFNMRKLSIFGGSNEIQKNIVSKMILEL; encoded by the coding sequence ATGAACGTCAACTACACGGCCGAAGAGCTCGCCTTCCGCGATGAAGTGCGCGCCTTCCTGACAAACGAGCTGCCCGCGGACATCGCCGCCAAGGTCAAGCTCGGCAAGCACATGTCCAAAGAAGACCACCAGCGCTGGCAGCAGATTCTGGTCAAGCGCGGCTGGTACGCGCCGGGCTGGCCGGTGGAGCTGGGCGGGACCACCTGGGGCCCGGTCGAGAAGCACATTTTCGACGAGGAATGCGCCGCCTTCGGTGCGCCGCGTAGTGTGCCGTTCGGCGTCAACATGGTCGCCCCGGTGATCATCAAGTTCGGCACCCAGCAGCAGAAGGATCACTACCTGCCGCGCATCCTCGATGGCACCGACTGGTGGTGCCAGGGCTATTCCGAGCCGGGTGCCGGTTCCGATCTGGCGAGCCTGAAGACCCGCGCCGTGCGTGACGGCGACCACTATGTCGTCAACGGCCAGAAGACCTGGACCACCCTCGGCCAGCACGCCGATTGGATCTTTTGCCTGGTGCGTACCGATCCGGAAGCCCAACAGCAGCGCGGCATCAGCTTCCTGTTGATCGACATGAGCACGCCGGGCATCAGCGTGCGGCCGATCATCACCCTGGACGGCGATCACGAAGTTAACGAAGTTTTCTTCGACAACGTCCGCGTGCCGGTGGAAAACCTCGTCGGCCAGGAAAACCAGGGCTGGACTTGCGCCAAGTACCTTTTGACCCACGAGCGCACAGGCCTGGCCGGCATCGGCGCGTCGAAGGCGGCGCTGGCACATCTCAAGCGCATCGCCATGAAGGACGTCTGCGACGGCAAACCAATGCTCGAAGACCCGCTGTTCCGTGCCCAGGTTGCGGAAGTCGAAATGCAGCTGATGGCCATCGAGATGAGCACCCTGCGCATCCTCGCGGCAGCGAAGGAGGGCGGCGTGCCCGGTGCCGAGTCCTCGATCCTCAAGGTCAAGGGCACCGAGATCCGCCAGGCGATCACCCATCTGTTGCGCAAAGTCATCGGCCCGTATGCGCTGCCATTCCTCGACGAGGAGCTGCAGCTGGACTACGACGGCGAGCTGCTGCACGCCGATTACAGCGCGTCTATTGCAGGGGACTACTTCAACATGCGCAAGCTGTCGATCTTCGGCGGCTCCAACGAAATCCAGAAGAACATCGTCTCGAAGATGATTCTCGAGCTGTAA
- the rpmB gene encoding 50S ribosomal protein L28, translating to MSRVCQVTGKGPVTGNNISHANNKTRRRFLPNLQHHRFWVESENRFVRLRLTAKGMRVIDKRGIDAVLAELRARGEKV from the coding sequence ATGTCGAGAGTCTGTCAAGTTACCGGTAAGGGTCCGGTAACCGGGAACAACATTTCCCACGCGAACAACAAAACCCGTCGTCGTTTTCTTCCGAACCTGCAGCATCATCGCTTCTGGGTCGAGTCCGAGAACCGCTTCGTACGTCTGCGCCTGACTGCCAAAGGCATGCGCGTTATCGACAAGCGCGGCATCGACGCCGTTCTGGCTGAACTCCGCGCTCGCGGCGAAAAGGTTTAA
- a CDS encoding acyl-CoA dehydrogenase family protein, whose amino-acid sequence MDFKLSEEQQMLQDTAARLVRDAYPFEQREKFSESELGFSAEFWSQLGELGLTAVPFAEEIGGFGGGGVEAMLVMTELGRGLTLEPYLQSVIFGGGLLNQLGSDAQKQDLLPQVAAGSLQLAVAFEEPQSHYNLNDVQTRAEAVDGGYRLSGRKAVVIGGHSAGQIIVSARTSGDSRDEAGISLFLVDPNAQGVSRRVYPTIDGRKGCELFLDNVQVTADAVLGEIGSALPALRYQQGRAIAAQCADALGSMDEACKLTLDYLKTRKQFGVPIGKFQVLQHRMVDMQTELEQATSMAILAATFADGEDNDDRRRIIAAAKYICARAARKVAEEAIQLHGGIGMTWEYNLAHHAKRLVMISHQFGDDDHHLKAYAKLMQVA is encoded by the coding sequence ATGGACTTCAAACTGAGTGAAGAGCAGCAAATGCTGCAAGACACCGCGGCGCGCCTGGTGCGCGACGCCTACCCGTTCGAGCAGCGCGAGAAATTCAGCGAATCGGAGTTGGGCTTCTCCGCCGAGTTCTGGTCGCAACTGGGCGAGCTGGGCCTGACGGCCGTGCCGTTTGCCGAAGAGATCGGCGGCTTTGGTGGCGGCGGCGTGGAAGCCATGCTGGTCATGACCGAACTGGGTCGGGGCCTGACGCTGGAACCCTACCTGCAATCGGTGATCTTCGGCGGCGGGTTGCTCAATCAGCTGGGCAGCGACGCGCAGAAGCAGGATTTGCTGCCGCAGGTAGCTGCTGGCTCGTTGCAATTGGCGGTGGCGTTCGAAGAGCCGCAGAGCCACTACAACCTCAACGACGTGCAGACCCGTGCCGAAGCGGTCGATGGCGGCTATCGCTTGTCCGGCCGCAAGGCCGTGGTGATCGGTGGGCACAGCGCCGGGCAGATCATCGTCTCTGCGCGCACCTCCGGCGACAGCCGCGACGAAGCCGGGATCAGCCTGTTCCTCGTCGACCCGAATGCCCAGGGCGTCAGCCGCCGCGTCTACCCGACCATCGACGGGCGCAAGGGCTGCGAACTGTTTCTCGACAACGTTCAGGTCACGGCCGACGCCGTGCTCGGCGAGATCGGCAGTGCGCTGCCGGCGCTGCGCTACCAGCAGGGCCGCGCCATCGCCGCGCAGTGCGCCGATGCGCTGGGCAGCATGGATGAAGCCTGCAAGCTGACCCTCGACTACCTGAAGACGCGCAAGCAGTTCGGCGTACCGATCGGCAAGTTCCAGGTGCTGCAGCACCGCATGGTGGACATGCAGACCGAGTTGGAACAGGCCACCAGCATGGCGATCCTTGCCGCAACCTTCGCTGATGGTGAAGACAACGACGACCGGCGTCGCATCATCGCCGCCGCCAAGTACATCTGCGCCCGCGCCGCACGCAAGGTCGCCGAAGAAGCGATCCAGCTGCACGGCGGCATCGGCATGACCTGGGAATACAACCTCGCCCATCACGCCAAGCGCCTAGTGATGATCTCCCACCAGTTCGGTGATGACGACCATCATCTGAAGGCGTACGCGAAGTTGATGCAGGTGGCGTAA
- a CDS encoding IclR family transcriptional regulator, which produces MSDIEDTETPKDRKFVEALSRGLDVLRAFTHGSVVMGNQDIARITGLPKPTVSRMTYTLTKLGYLSYSQQLEKYQLDSGVLALGYAYVSNLRVRQLAKPYMDEFSRRTNTSVGLTCRDRLSMIYIENCRPAEVSTLRMDAGVRLPLATTAAGRAFLAATPEKEREHLMAALETKYGEDWPTMKQSLEVSFEEYRQHGFCLSLGDWDRNVKAAGVPLHLADGSVMALTCGAPSFQLSEETLRGSLAHQLEMLARDIESLGV; this is translated from the coding sequence ATGAGCGACATTGAAGACACCGAGACCCCCAAGGACCGCAAATTCGTCGAGGCCCTGTCTCGCGGGCTGGATGTGCTGCGCGCCTTCACCCACGGCTCGGTAGTGATGGGCAATCAGGATATCGCACGCATCACCGGGCTGCCCAAGCCCACGGTGTCGCGCATGACCTACACGCTGACCAAGCTCGGCTATCTGAGCTACTCGCAGCAATTAGAGAAGTATCAACTCGACTCTGGGGTGCTGGCCCTGGGTTATGCCTACGTATCCAATCTGCGCGTGCGTCAGCTGGCCAAGCCGTACATGGATGAGTTCTCTCGCCGCACCAACACCTCCGTAGGCCTGACCTGCCGCGACCGGCTGTCGATGATCTACATCGAAAATTGCCGCCCCGCCGAGGTTTCGACGCTGCGTATGGACGCCGGTGTGCGCCTGCCGCTAGCCACCACCGCAGCGGGCAGGGCCTTTCTCGCCGCCACGCCGGAAAAGGAACGTGAGCACCTGATGGCGGCGCTGGAAACCAAGTATGGCGAAGACTGGCCAACAATGAAGCAGTCGCTGGAAGTGTCCTTCGAGGAATACCGCCAGCATGGGTTCTGCCTGTCTCTGGGCGACTGGGACCGCAACGTTAAAGCCGCTGGCGTGCCACTGCATCTGGCCGACGGCAGCGTCATGGCGCTGACCTGCGGTGCCCCCTCATTCCAACTCAGCGAAGAAACCCTCAGGGGTTCGCTGGCGCACCAGCTGGAAATGCTGGCTCGCGATATCGAAAGCCTCGGCGTCTGA
- a CDS encoding TetR/AcrR family transcriptional regulator, which translates to MARSSRKQEILQAALACFTEHGVEATTIEMIRDRSGASIGSLYHHFGNRERIIAALYLEGIGEYAALLEAGLIETLDAEACIKLFVTCYIDWVVANPNWARFVLHNRGRVEAGEMGERLREVNQAHGERVGAILRRHRESGAFRRMPGDCFLAVVIGPCHDMARNWLAGRSRTALADCRELLAEIAWASVKA; encoded by the coding sequence ATGGCCCGTAGTAGCCGCAAACAGGAAATCCTTCAGGCCGCGCTGGCCTGCTTTACCGAACATGGAGTTGAAGCCACCACCATCGAGATGATCCGCGATCGCTCCGGCGCCAGCATCGGCAGCCTCTATCATCATTTCGGCAATCGCGAGCGGATCATCGCCGCGCTTTATCTTGAAGGCATCGGTGAGTACGCCGCGCTGTTGGAAGCAGGGCTGATCGAAACGCTGGATGCCGAAGCCTGCATCAAGCTGTTCGTCACCTGCTATATCGACTGGGTGGTGGCGAATCCGAACTGGGCGCGCTTCGTCCTGCACAACCGTGGGCGGGTCGAGGCGGGCGAGATGGGCGAGCGGTTGCGAGAGGTCAACCAGGCCCATGGCGAGCGGGTCGGTGCGATCCTGCGCCGCCACCGTGAAAGCGGCGCCTTTCGCCGAATGCCGGGCGACTGCTTTCTAGCGGTGGTGATCGGACCCTGTCACGACATGGCGCGCAATTGGCTGGCCGGGCGTTCACGCACCGCCCTGGCCGATTGTCGCGAACTGCTCGCCGAGATTGCCTGGGCGAGCGTCAAGGCCTAG